The DNA window CGGTGGAGACCCGCACCCTGACGCTGGCGGGCGCGGCGGCGGGGTTGGGGGCCGTGCTGCACGCGCCGCTGGCCGCCGCCGTCCTGATCGCCGAGGTGCTGTACCGCCGCTTCGAGTTCGAGTTCGAGGTGCTGATGCCTTGCGTCCTCGCCGCCGTCAGCGGATACGCGGTGTACGGCCTCGCCTTCGGGTTCTCGCCGCTCTTCAGCGTGGAAGTCCTGCCGGTGCCCGCGTCCCCGCAACTTCCGGCCTTCCTGGGGGTGGCCCTGGCCGTCACGCTGGCGGGGTGGGTATCCCTCTTCGCCTGCCGGGTGATCCCGGAGCGGTGGACCGACGGGCCGTGGCGCCCCGTGGCGGGCGCGCTGTTCGGGGGGCTCACGGCGGCGCTCGCCTTCTGGAGTACCCCAGCCGTCCTGGGCGACGGGGCGGGCTGGGTGCAACTGGGCCTGTCAGGCTTCCTGGGGTCGGATGCACTGCTCGCCGGGGGCTGGCGCTGGCTGCTGCTCGCCGTCGGTGCCCGGCTGGCCTTCGGGGGGGGCGTGCTGCCCTCGGTCGGGGTGGGCGGTCTGCTGGGGGCGGGACTGGGCGCGGCGCTGGGGGTGGACCCGGCGGTCGCCACGCTGGTCGGCGCGGTCGCCTTTCTGACGGTGACCCTCAACGTGCCGGTGGCCGCTGCCCTGTTCGCCGTGGCCTGGGGCGGCGACGCCCTGCTGCCCGTCGCGCTCCTCACCGCGGGGCTGGCCCACCTGCTGAGTGGGGAGTCGGGCCTGCTGCCCGGTCAGGTTCGCTCCCGCGCGGCGAGCGCCGTTCACACCGGCCCCAGCCTCCCCCTCCTGCCCGAGGGGGTGCGGTTTGTTGCGCGCCGCCTGCCCGCCGGAGCGCCCGGCACACCGCTGGACCCCGTCCTTCCCGAGGGCGAGGGCAGCCCGACCCCCCTCGCCTCCGAGCAGGAGCTGTATAGGCGGGGCGTTCCCTCCAGCTGGCAGGGGGCGCGGCTCTCCGTCCTCTCCCTGCCCCCCGGCGTGGAGGTCGTGGGCGTCATCCGCGACGGCACCGTCCGCGTGCCGCGCCCCGAACTGCGCCTGACTGCCGAGGACGAGCTGGTCTTCCTTGCGCGGCCCGACGCCTACGCCGCGCTGGAGGGCGTGCTGAGGCTGCCGGGCGCGTAGAGCGATTGGGAAATTTTATGGTCGAAGGTAAAATTGAACGGCTGCGTTTGTCCTTCGCTCTTCTGGGGACTTTCGATCCCGATTTTGTGACAGACCGTCTCCAATTCGCACCGACACGGACTGCGGTAAGACGAGAGGGTCGTCAAGGGATACATAAGGTTGCAGAAGACATTTGGGAATTAAGCAGGACCTATCAAGATCACTCTAGGACAAATAAGTGTATAGATGATTTTCTCGACGATCTGGTTGTTGTCTCCAAAAAGTTGAACAGGCTGCGAGGGATTGTATAGGTGGGTGGAGTTCTGGCCTGCGTCCTGTGACTGGATGCAGAGGGTCCTTCACCAGGCATCTATCTCTCTGAAGTAACAATAGTCCATCTCAAGGAGCTGAATATCTCCTTCAATATTTCCCTGTACTTCGTCCAGGTGAGCGTCTAGACCTGTCGTCTCCTCATCCTGAACGGCCGCCGTCCCCCTTGCCGATAATGCCCGGGTGACAGTTACCCACTCCTCCCGCCCGGCCTGGAACCGCGATGAACGCCTGGGCATCCTCAACGGGTGGCTGGTGTTCCTGGGCGACGGCTTCCTGAGCGTGTCGGTGGTCGTCGCGGGCTTCGCGGCGCGGCTGGGGGCACCGAATGCGGTGATCGGCCTGCTTCCGGCCATAGCGGGGGGCGGGTGGATGCTGCCGCAACTGCTGGTGGCGGCGCGGGTGCGGCCTCTGGCGTACAAACTGCCGGTCTACCGCTCAGCAGCACTCGTGCGGATGCTGAGCTACCTGGCGATGGTCCTCGTCGCGGCGACGCTGGCGGACCACCCGGCGCTGTGCCTGACTCTGTTCGTCCTGGCGATGCTGACGAACGCTATCGCCTCGGGCGTGGCGGGCCTCCCCTTCCTAGAGGTCGTGAGCAAGATCGTGCCGCCAGGGCGCCGCGCCCGCTTTTTCGGCATCCGCAACCTGTACGGCGGCCTGCTCGCCTTCGGGGCGGGGCTGGTGGTGCGCGGCGTATTGGCCTCCGACCTCGCTTTTCCCCTCAACTACGCGCTGATCTTTCTGCTGGGCACGGTCGCGTATACCGTGGGGTACGGCATTTTCGGACAGGTGAAGGAGCCAGCGGACACCCCCCTGCCCCCCGGCAACTTCCGGGAGGAGTTGCGGTCGGTGCCGACCACGCTGGCCGACCGCCACTTCCGCGCCTTCCTGACCGTGCGGCTGCTGCTCGCCGCCGCGAGCATGAGTGAGCCCTTCTATGCCGTGTACGCCCTGCGCGACCTGCATTACCCGGCGGCGACCCTGGGCGTGTTCGTGATGGCGCTGACCGGGGCCGCGCCCCTCTCAAATATCGTGTGGCAGCGGGTGGCCGAGCGCAAGGGCTCGCGGCGCATCATCCGCTACGCCACTTTTTTCGCGGGGCTGGCCCCCCTGGCGGCCCTCGCGGTGGGGGCGCTGGGGCTGCCAGCGGCAGCCTACCTGCTGGTCTTCATCCTCTCCAGCGTGGCGGCACAGGGCTTCAACCTGGGGCACACCAACCACCTGCTCAACCTCGCCCCGCCGGATGCCCGCAGCCGCTACATCGGGACGCTGAACACGCTCGTCGGCGCGGCGCTCTTCGCCCCGGTCCTGGGTGGCCTACTCGCCGACGCCGCCGGATACCGTCTGCTCTTCGGGCTCAGCATCGCCCTGTTCGCCGCCGCTTGGTGGCAGTGCGGGAAGCTGCGGCGGGACGCCTGAAAAGAGGTCAGCCATCAGCGATCAGCCGTCAGACAGGGCAGGCTGAAAGCTGATCGCTGACGGCTTTCCCCTCAATGCCCCAGAATCTTGCTCAGGAACGCCTTCGCCCGCTCGTGCTGCGGGTTGGTGTAGAAGGCCTCGGGCGTGGTGTCCTCCACGACGGTGCCCGCGTCGAAGAAGAGGAGACGGTCGGCGACCTCACGGGCGAAGCCCATCTCATGCGTGACGACCAGCATGGTCATGCCGCCCCGCGCGAGGTCCTTCATCACGTCGAGCACTTCCTTGATCATCTCGGGGTCGAGGGCGGAGGTGGGCTCGTCGAAGAGCATCACCTTGGGGTCCATCGCCAGGGCGCGGGCGATGGCGACGCGCTGCTGCTGGCCGCCGGAAAGTTGCGCGGGGTACTTGTGCGCCTGTTCCTCGATGCCCACCCGGCGCAACAGTTCCAGCCCCCGCTTCTCCGCCTCGGCCTTGCTCGTCTTGCGGACGCGGGTCGGGGCGAGGGTGATGTTCTCCAGCACGGTGAGATGCGGGAAGAGGTTGAAGGATTGGAACACCATCCCGACCTCGCGGCGAATCGCGTCGAGGTGGCGGGCGCCGTCGAGCGGAATGCCGTCCACCTCGATGCTGCCCCCGTCGTGCGGGTCGAGGGCGTTGATGGTGCGAATAAAGGTGCTCTTGCCGCTGCCGGAAGGCCCGATGATGACGACG is part of the Deinococcus apachensis DSM 19763 genome and encodes:
- a CDS encoding amino acid ABC transporter ATP-binding protein, yielding MTQSSTGTVSRSTRAGTADPIIVARDVQKHFGTFQALRGVSLTVHPGEVVVIIGPSGSGKSTFIRTINALDPHDGGSIEVDGIPLDGARHLDAIRREVGMVFQSFNLFPHLTVLENITLAPTRVRKTSKAEAEKRGLELLRRVGIEEQAHKYPAQLSGGQQQRVAIARALAMDPKVMLFDEPTSALDPEMIKEVLDVMKDLARGGMTMLVVTHEMGFAREVADRLLFFDAGTVVEDTTPEAFYTNPQHERAKAFLSKILGH
- a CDS encoding DUF4279 domain-containing protein codes for the protein MVEGKIERLRLSFALLGTFDPDFVTDRLQFAPTRTAVRREGRQGIHKVAEDIWELSRTYQDHSRTNKCIDDFLDDLVVVSKKLNRLRGIV
- a CDS encoding MFS transporter, whose protein sequence is MTVTHSSRPAWNRDERLGILNGWLVFLGDGFLSVSVVVAGFAARLGAPNAVIGLLPAIAGGGWMLPQLLVAARVRPLAYKLPVYRSAALVRMLSYLAMVLVAATLADHPALCLTLFVLAMLTNAIASGVAGLPFLEVVSKIVPPGRRARFFGIRNLYGGLLAFGAGLVVRGVLASDLAFPLNYALIFLLGTVAYTVGYGIFGQVKEPADTPLPPGNFREELRSVPTTLADRHFRAFLTVRLLLAAASMSEPFYAVYALRDLHYPAATLGVFVMALTGAAPLSNIVWQRVAERKGSRRIIRYATFFAGLAPLAALAVGALGLPAAAYLLVFILSSVAAQGFNLGHTNHLLNLAPPDARSRYIGTLNTLVGAALFAPVLGGLLADAAGYRLLFGLSIALFAAAWWQCGKLRRDA
- a CDS encoding chloride channel protein; translation: MRSPLPRAVLTRLETGRLVVLSVLLGLLVGGLCVGLRLALNALLDLASQVIGYAPPGTPGEGGLLMAFGEALPWGLLVLPLVGAAYAWLVPRDAGDPLTQLVRGYHTRGLGPGLTVQARTLAGTLLGHAGGLLVGRDAPFTALGGLGTRLLRQATRLDAVETRTLTLAGAAAGLGAVLHAPLAAAVLIAEVLYRRFEFEFEVLMPCVLAAVSGYAVYGLAFGFSPLFSVEVLPVPASPQLPAFLGVALAVTLAGWVSLFACRVIPERWTDGPWRPVAGALFGGLTAALAFWSTPAVLGDGAGWVQLGLSGFLGSDALLAGGWRWLLLAVGARLAFGGGVLPSVGVGGLLGAGLGAALGVDPAVATLVGAVAFLTVTLNVPVAAALFAVAWGGDALLPVALLTAGLAHLLSGESGLLPGQVRSRAASAVHTGPSLPLLPEGVRFVARRLPAGAPGTPLDPVLPEGEGSPTPLASEQELYRRGVPSSWQGARLSVLSLPPGVEVVGVIRDGTVRVPRPELRLTAEDELVFLARPDAYAALEGVLRLPGA